A stretch of Candidatus Atribacteria bacterium DNA encodes these proteins:
- a CDS encoding ABC transporter ATP-binding protein, translating to MEAIGIHLSNIHKTFIHRIKGKVKAVDNVNLDIEHAKLVTLLGPSGCGKTTTLRMVAGFEQPDQGTIFLGEENVTNLLANKRNIGFVFQNYALFPHLSIYENVAYGLKVKGVSPQEEKQRVDEILAMVGLTGYEAQFPHQISGGEQQRVALARAIVIRPKVLLLDEPLSNLDAKLRVHTRSEIRRLQQSLHMTSIYVTHDQEEAMAISDHIAIMNKGKIIQVGTAEDLYFQPNSEFVAKFIGRINTLPAEVQEVENGFIMVKIFNHAYKIAAVSEGIKPQQKINVFIRPEFVQLSKKVEGKELKGIVTEKVFLGEKVEFAIDVYGHSLNITSYNAVEYAKYVLNQEVEVHLAEKELKIFKEKGD from the coding sequence ATGGAAGCAATCGGAATCCATTTAAGCAATATTCATAAAACCTTTATACATCGAATAAAAGGCAAAGTAAAAGCCGTTGATAATGTTAATTTAGACATCGAACATGCTAAGCTGGTAACCTTATTAGGCCCCTCTGGCTGCGGTAAGACCACTACCTTAAGAATGGTTGCCGGCTTTGAACAACCAGATCAGGGAACTATTTTTCTTGGAGAAGAAAATGTGACCAATTTATTGGCAAATAAACGAAATATTGGGTTCGTTTTTCAGAATTACGCTCTTTTTCCCCATCTTTCGATTTATGAAAATGTTGCTTATGGTCTAAAAGTAAAAGGGGTTTCTCCACAAGAAGAAAAACAGAGAGTTGATGAAATTTTAGCTATGGTGGGCTTAACCGGGTATGAAGCGCAGTTTCCTCACCAGATTTCTGGCGGAGAACAGCAGCGGGTAGCCCTTGCCCGTGCCATTGTGATCAGACCAAAAGTTCTTCTCCTGGATGAGCCTTTATCAAACTTAGATGCAAAATTAAGAGTTCATACTCGGAGCGAAATAAGACGTCTACAGCAATCTCTCCACATGACTTCTATTTATGTTACTCATGATCAGGAGGAAGCAATGGCTATATCTGACCACATAGCCATTATGAATAAAGGGAAGATAATTCAGGTAGGAACAGCAGAAGATTTATACTTTCAACCTAATTCAGAATTTGTTGCGAAGTTTATTGGTAGAATTAATACACTTCCTGCAGAAGTACAAGAAGTGGAAAATGGCTTTATAATGGTAAAAATATTTAATCATGCTTACAAAATTGCTGCCGTTTCAGAGGGAATTAAACCCCAACAAAAAATAAATGTTTTTATCAGACCAGAATTTGTACAACTTTCTAAAAAGGTAGAAGGGAAAGAATTAAAAGGAATTGTTACCGAAAAAGTCTTTTTGGGAGAGAAAGTCGAATTTGCCATAGATGTTTATGGACATAGCTTAAATATTACCTCTTACAATGCTGTCGAATATGCAAAATATGTATTAAATCAAGAGGTAGAGGTACACCTGGCTGAAAAGGAGCTGAAAATTTTTAAAGAGAAGGGAGATTAA
- a CDS encoding GNAT family N-acetyltransferase, with protein sequence MDVTSIKIRNYQIKDREAIQKISLENIVLGEHRDSIFDDEILADLLTKYFTDYEPLSCFVAVKVNQVIGYIIGAQDIRKMRRLMKHKIVPGLICKALGRRQLLRRNSLILLKNIISSYLKGEFISPDFSQEYPATLHINIRAEYRRQNIGSLLIDHFLDFLQKENVRGVHFGVVSESAKDFFIKLNFNILFSGKYSFLRFLLGKTIPHYIMGKHI encoded by the coding sequence ATGGATGTAACGAGTATAAAAATTCGTAACTATCAGATAAAAGATAGAGAGGCTATTCAAAAGATCAGCCTTGAGAACATCGTGTTAGGAGAGCACAGGGATTCTATCTTTGATGATGAGATACTGGCTGACCTATTGACCAAATATTTTACTGATTATGAACCTTTATCCTGCTTTGTTGCAGTTAAAGTAAATCAGGTAATTGGTTATATTATAGGAGCTCAGGATATTCGAAAGATGCGTAGATTAATGAAACATAAGATTGTTCCAGGATTAATATGTAAAGCTTTAGGTCGTCGTCAACTTTTACGCAGAAATAGCCTAATATTACTTAAAAATATTATATCCAGTTATTTGAAAGGAGAATTTATTTCACCTGATTTTTCCCAAGAATATCCTGCAACTTTGCATATCAACATTAGAGCGGAATACAGAAGGCAAAATATTGGTTCTTTGCTGATCGATCATTTTCTTGATTTTCTACAGAAGGAAAATGTCCGGGGAGTCCATTTTGGGGTTGTATCAGAAAGCGCAAAAGATTTTTTTATAAAATTGAATTTTAATATATTGTTTAGCGGGAAATATTCTTTCCTCCGATTTTTATTGGGGAAAACTATTCCTCATTATATCATGGGTAAGCATATCTAA
- the typA gene encoding translational GTPase TypA, translating into MRKNINLRNIAIIAHVDHGKTTLVDAMLKQSGTFRENQEVKERIMDSNDLERERGITIFSKNASVYWQNTKINIVDTPGHADFGGEVERILRMVNGVLLIVDAFEGPMPQTKFVLRKAMELNLIPIVVINKIDRPNARPAEVLNEIYDLFIDLGANDDQIDFPVIYTSARAGVSGFSTEDLKENLEPLFSTILEHIPAPLVEYNAPLQLLVTNLSQDDYVGKIVVGLITRGKIKEGETVTLIKWDKRKTLCKVIKLYVFEGLKRVEVKKAQSGEIVAIAGISDANIGETIACKENPEALAKIKIDEPTLTMDFIVNNSPFAGKEGKFITSRHLRDRLFKEIETNVSLKVEETESTDTFHVSGRGELHLSILIENMRREGYEFQVSKPKVIFKHINGEKCEPIELMTCDIPKDTMGAVMEICGKRKAKSINMTDIADGQLRLEFEIPARGLIGFRDEFLTKTKGKGIMHHVFLNYQPYKGLIPHRSRGVLIVFESGVTSIYGLYNAQARGTLFVNSATEIYQGMIIGENKRTGDMEVNVAKKKHVTNMRASGSDEALRLENPRQFSLEQALDYIQEDELLEITPSNIRLRKKLLNSHSRYQEKKNLKKIVS; encoded by the coding sequence ATGAGGAAAAATATAAATTTAAGAAATATTGCTATTATTGCCCATGTAGACCACGGAAAGACTACACTTGTTGATGCCATGCTTAAACAAAGCGGTACTTTTCGGGAGAACCAGGAAGTAAAAGAGAGGATCATGGATTCTAATGATCTGGAGAGAGAAAGGGGAATTACTATTTTTTCCAAAAATGCCTCCGTTTATTGGCAGAACACCAAGATTAATATTGTAGATACTCCGGGACATGCAGATTTCGGTGGGGAAGTTGAAAGAATACTTCGGATGGTTAATGGCGTTCTCTTGATTGTGGATGCCTTTGAAGGACCCATGCCCCAAACCAAATTTGTTTTGCGTAAAGCAATGGAATTAAATCTTATTCCTATCGTAGTGATTAATAAAATAGATCGGCCAAATGCCCGACCTGCCGAAGTATTGAATGAAATCTATGATCTATTTATTGATCTGGGAGCCAATGATGACCAGATCGATTTTCCGGTTATTTACACTTCTGCACGCGCAGGTGTTTCCGGATTTTCTACGGAGGACTTGAAAGAGAATCTTGAACCTCTTTTTTCAACCATTTTGGAACATATACCTGCTCCTTTAGTGGAATATAATGCTCCCCTGCAATTACTGGTGACTAATCTTAGTCAAGACGATTATGTAGGGAAAATAGTTGTGGGACTGATTACTCGTGGAAAAATTAAAGAAGGAGAAACCGTAACTTTAATCAAATGGGATAAGAGAAAAACATTATGTAAGGTCATAAAGCTCTACGTTTTTGAAGGATTAAAGAGAGTAGAGGTAAAAAAAGCACAATCAGGGGAGATTGTAGCTATAGCTGGAATCAGCGATGCTAATATAGGCGAGACTATTGCTTGTAAAGAAAATCCGGAAGCTTTAGCAAAAATCAAGATTGATGAACCCACTCTAACTATGGATTTTATAGTAAATAATAGTCCATTTGCCGGAAAAGAGGGTAAATTCATTACTTCTCGACATTTAAGAGATAGATTGTTTAAAGAAATTGAGACCAATGTCAGCTTGAAGGTGGAAGAAACCGAATCTACGGACACTTTTCACGTATCAGGAAGGGGAGAGCTTCATCTTTCTATATTAATTGAAAATATGCGCCGTGAAGGTTATGAATTTCAGGTGTCCAAACCCAAGGTTATTTTTAAGCATATTAATGGAGAAAAGTGCGAACCGATAGAACTGATGACCTGTGATATTCCTAAAGATACTATGGGGGCAGTTATGGAAATTTGCGGGAAAAGAAAAGCAAAATCAATTAATATGACTGATATTGCCGATGGTCAACTTCGACTTGAATTTGAAATTCCGGCCAGAGGCCTAATTGGTTTCAGAGATGAATTTCTTACCAAGACCAAAGGTAAAGGTATCATGCACCACGTCTTTCTTAATTACCAACCCTACAAAGGGCTTATCCCTCATCGTTCCCGAGGTGTCTTAATTGTATTTGAAAGCGGCGTAACCAGTATCTACGGTCTCTATAACGCTCAAGCAAGGGGTACCTTATTCGTTAATTCGGCTACAGAGATCTATCAAGGGATGATTATCGGAGAGAATAAAAGAACCGGAGATATGGAAGTGAATGTAGCCAAGAAAAAACATGTTACCAACATGCGTGCCAGCGGCTCAGATGAAGCGCTGCGTTTGGAAAATCCCCGCCAGTTTTCCTTGGAACAAGCATTAGATTATATTCAAGAGGACGAATTGTTAGAGATCACTCCTTCTAATATACGCCTTAGGAAAAAACTATTAAATTCGCACTCTCGATATCAAGAGAAAAAAAATTTAAAGAAAATAGTAAGTTGA
- a CDS encoding iron ABC transporter permease, whose protein sequence is MPAFLNLFKKKISTNLPKDPAILLSIMVIWFFLLLFIIFPLSKIIILTFEKGGHFTLSNLLEILNKRNHIQAFWNSLLLATLVGLSGTILGFFFAFTSVRANLSKGWSKFLDGTIILPLISPPFTTAIAMIFSFGRRGLITYNLLGIKTFNVYGLHSVLFAETITFFPIAYLTLKAVLSGIDPTVEDMAFSLGSSRGRVFRTITLPLAIPGLANSFLLLFAASLADFATPLILAGNKFPVLPTEAFLQITGLFDIRGGAVLSFILLVPAFLVFILQRYWVSRKYYVTITGKAGAQTQIKSVTSITGRIFLAVCILVSLLILYFYILLFYASIIKAFGANYQVTLQHYTVVFTEGLKAIKDTLIIATTGMLLGGFYGVIVGYLISKKTFISRSAMEIISMVNYSLPGTIVGIAYLIAFNNPPIMITGTAIIIIACYVFRYGATGIRTTVAILQQIDPSIEEASSSLGANAATTFKRITIPLILPGLFSGLGIVFIRSMTAISATIFLISINWTLITVRILEKMTELELGVAAAFSTLVVVIVFIVIIFINLFLRLFRGPGAIDMSNILGG, encoded by the coding sequence ATGCCCGCTTTTTTAAATTTATTTAAGAAAAAAATATCTACTAATTTGCCAAAAGATCCGGCAATTTTACTAAGCATCATGGTAATTTGGTTCTTTTTATTATTATTCATTATTTTCCCTTTATCAAAAATAATTATATTAACTTTTGAAAAAGGCGGGCATTTTACTTTATCTAACCTCCTGGAAATCCTGAATAAACGGAATCATATACAAGCATTTTGGAATAGCCTTCTTCTGGCTACCCTGGTTGGTTTGTCAGGGACGATTCTTGGTTTTTTCTTTGCTTTTACTTCGGTTAGAGCTAATCTTTCCAAGGGCTGGTCAAAATTTTTAGACGGCACCATCATACTGCCTCTTATATCTCCTCCCTTCACTACAGCAATTGCCATGATATTTTCCTTTGGGCGGAGAGGACTTATCACCTATAATCTATTAGGAATAAAAACATTTAATGTTTATGGTTTACATAGTGTACTGTTTGCCGAAACCATTACCTTTTTTCCCATTGCTTATCTTACTTTAAAAGCTGTTCTGTCTGGTATTGACCCTACGGTAGAAGATATGGCATTTAGTCTGGGAAGTTCCCGGGGAAGGGTGTTTAGAACTATTACCCTACCGCTTGCTATCCCGGGATTAGCAAATTCCTTTCTTTTGCTATTTGCTGCCTCTTTGGCCGATTTTGCCACACCTTTAATTCTGGCAGGAAATAAATTTCCGGTACTCCCTACCGAAGCCTTTCTTCAGATTACCGGGTTATTTGATATAAGAGGAGGAGCAGTTTTATCTTTTATTCTTCTGGTCCCCGCTTTTTTAGTATTTATTCTTCAGAGGTATTGGGTAAGCCGAAAATATTATGTGACTATTACCGGAAAAGCCGGAGCACAGACTCAAATTAAAAGTGTTACTTCCATAACCGGAAGAATTTTTCTTGCCGTATGCATCCTTGTTTCCCTTTTAATTCTATATTTCTATATTCTTTTATTCTATGCTTCTATTATAAAGGCATTTGGTGCCAATTATCAGGTTACTTTACAACATTATACGGTGGTTTTCACCGAGGGATTAAAGGCCATAAAAGATACACTTATTATTGCCACTACGGGAATGTTGCTGGGGGGGTTTTATGGTGTTATTGTGGGATATTTGATCTCTAAAAAGACCTTTATTTCCCGATCTGCTATGGAGATTATTTCAATGGTCAATTACTCTCTGCCCGGAACGATAGTAGGAATTGCGTATTTAATTGCTTTTAATAATCCTCCGATTATGATAACCGGAACGGCAATTATTATCATAGCCTGTTATGTCTTTCGATATGGTGCTACGGGAATTCGGACTACAGTAGCTATTCTTCAGCAAATCGATCCAAGCATCGAAGAAGCATCCTCAAGCTTAGGAGCTAATGCTGCCACCACTTTTAAACGTATCACCATACCACTTATCCTTCCCGGTTTATTTAGCGGTTTAGGGATAGTATTTATTCGTTCAATGACAGCAATCAGCGCTACCATCTTTTTAATTTCTATAAACTGGACTCTTATTACCGTTCGTATTCTCGAGAAGATGACCGAACTGGAATTAGGCGTAGCTGCTGCGTTTTCCACTCTGGTAGTCGTAATTGTTTTTATAGTGATTATATTTATTAATTTGTTTCTCAGGCTATTTCGCGGCCCAGGAGCAATCGATATGTCTAACATTTTAGGAGGATAA
- a CDS encoding methyltransferase domain-containing protein, with protein sequence MNQKTTSDKPPQRRKNGKDRKVFLGPVPDLEEHVRPDWWSRIFNYLYLKTDGDVVDDLSITAGEITQFLDILKLSLEDKILDLCCGQGRHSLELARRNFKNIEGLDRSHYLIQKAKARARKEDLNVRFREGDARKIPSPPDTFDAVTILGNSFGYFETIQDDLRVLKEIFRVLKPWGKLLIEITDGEYLKKHFQARSWEWMDKKHFVCRERSLSLDKQRLISREIINHVEKGMITDQFYAERLYSKESLNRLLETAGFSDIAFHGQFSPDSKRNQDLGMMERCIIVSAVTKKEWTPIKKKLRKELKNVVVILGDPQKADPLKPSTIFDDDDFYTIDQLKSGLKELKNYNFTYLSNHDTLIQDLIKVKEKINFAFNLCDEGYYNDAQKELHIPSLLEMLGIAYTGSGPQCLAYCYDKSLVRGIAREMEIPVPEAFFIKPEDTAFELPFSFPVIVKPNFGDSSFGITQNSVANSFEELVNAISEIREKFGYDKPILVEELLTGKDLSVGIIGNPPEPYTVLPIIMADYSLLPENLPQICGYESKWLPESPYWNIKSAAAELLEDVEKFIIECCLKLSERLECKDYCRFDWRIDANGAPKLLEVNPNPGWCWDGHLVKMAEIAGKSYGETLKMILQATEQRLGIK encoded by the coding sequence ATGAATCAAAAAACTACTTCGGACAAACCTCCCCAGCGAAGGAAAAACGGTAAAGATCGAAAAGTATTTTTAGGTCCTGTTCCTGATCTTGAAGAACACGTTCGCCCGGATTGGTGGAGTCGAATCTTTAATTATCTTTATTTAAAAACCGATGGCGATGTGGTAGACGACCTGAGCATTACCGCAGGTGAAATTACTCAATTTTTAGATATTCTAAAACTCTCGCTGGAAGATAAAATTCTTGACTTGTGTTGCGGACAAGGCAGACATTCCCTTGAATTAGCCAGGAGAAACTTTAAAAATATCGAAGGATTGGATCGCTCTCATTATCTGATCCAAAAGGCTAAGGCTCGCGCAAGAAAAGAAGATTTAAATGTCAGGTTTAGAGAGGGTGATGCCCGGAAAATTCCCTCCCCACCCGATACTTTTGATGCTGTAACTATATTGGGTAACAGCTTCGGCTATTTTGAGACTATTCAGGATGACTTGAGAGTATTAAAGGAAATATTTAGAGTTTTAAAGCCCTGGGGCAAACTTCTTATTGAGATTACCGACGGCGAATACCTAAAGAAACACTTTCAAGCCAGATCTTGGGAGTGGATGGATAAAAAGCATTTTGTTTGCAGAGAACGCTCCCTTTCTCTTGATAAGCAGCGTCTCATATCCAGAGAGATTATTAATCACGTAGAAAAAGGGATGATAACAGACCAATTCTATGCTGAAAGGCTATATTCTAAAGAAAGTTTAAATCGTCTTTTGGAGACAGCTGGTTTCAGTGATATCGCCTTTCATGGTCAATTCTCTCCTGATTCCAAACGAAATCAAGATTTGGGCATGATGGAAAGATGTATCATTGTTAGCGCCGTAACTAAAAAAGAATGGACACCCATCAAAAAGAAACTGAGAAAAGAGTTAAAAAATGTGGTAGTTATTTTAGGAGATCCACAAAAAGCAGATCCATTAAAACCCTCTACCATCTTTGATGATGATGATTTTTATACTATAGATCAATTAAAATCAGGGCTAAAGGAGCTGAAAAATTATAATTTTACTTATCTGAGTAATCACGATACTTTAATACAAGATCTGATAAAAGTGAAAGAGAAAATTAATTTTGCCTTTAACCTGTGTGATGAAGGCTACTACAATGATGCACAAAAAGAACTGCATATACCCTCTTTGCTGGAAATGCTCGGTATAGCATACACCGGCTCGGGACCACAATGCCTTGCTTACTGTTATGATAAGTCATTAGTGCGTGGTATTGCACGGGAAATGGAAATTCCGGTACCGGAAGCTTTCTTTATTAAGCCCGAAGATACTGCTTTTGAATTGCCCTTTAGTTTTCCGGTAATCGTAAAGCCAAACTTCGGGGATTCTAGTTTTGGGATTACCCAAAACAGCGTGGCCAACAGTTTTGAAGAATTAGTAAATGCTATTTCGGAGATCAGGGAAAAATTTGGTTATGATAAGCCCATTCTTGTTGAGGAACTTCTTACCGGAAAAGACCTTAGCGTGGGAATCATAGGAAATCCTCCCGAACCCTATACTGTCCTGCCTATCATTATGGCAGATTATTCATTATTGCCGGAAAATTTGCCGCAGATCTGCGGTTATGAGTCTAAATGGCTCCCGGAATCACCCTATTGGAATATAAAATCTGCTGCTGCTGAGCTTCTGGAAGATGTAGAAAAATTCATTATCGAGTGCTGCTTGAAACTATCCGAGAGGTTAGAATGTAAAGATTACTGCCGATTCGATTGGAGAATTGATGCTAATGGCGCCCCGAAGCTCCTTGAAGTCAATCCTAACCCCGGTTGGTGCTGGGATGGTCACCTGGTTAAGATGGCCGAGATTGCCGGGAAATCCTACGGTGAAACCCTAAAAATGATTTTACAAGCCACCGAGCAACGTCTTGGTATAAAATAA
- a CDS encoding TraB/GumN family protein — translation MLQNNRNIHILKKDEKEILLVGTAHVSKDSAREVKELIEQEKPDSVCVELCHARYSSINTPNKWKNMDIITIIKQKKAPLLLVNLILSSFQKRLAQQLGINPGQEMIQAISSAKEMGAQLVLADRDIQVTFTRVWKKLNLWGKIRIIFMLILSILSKEKISEKEIERLKSEDILTAALSELAHSFPQLKHTLIDERDQYLAEKIRLAPGNKVIAVVGAGHIPGIKKEIDKEHDLIALSKIPSTPNYIKALAWGIPLVIIAIIASTFSYYPPAGFDQIIQWFLWNGSLSALGALIAIAHPLSILTAFAAAPFSSLNPLLAAGWFAGIVEALIRRPRVEDFEELGNITALKDFFHNRVTKILLVVALANLGSMAGTFIGGAKVIQLFINTINP, via the coding sequence TTGTTACAAAATAATAGAAATATTCATATATTAAAAAAAGACGAAAAAGAAATTTTATTAGTAGGTACTGCTCACGTCTCTAAAGACAGTGCCCGAGAAGTGAAAGAATTAATTGAGCAAGAGAAACCGGACAGCGTCTGTGTAGAACTGTGTCATGCCCGTTATAGCAGTATCAATACTCCGAACAAATGGAAAAATATGGATATTATCACCATCATAAAACAAAAAAAGGCTCCGCTCCTTCTGGTTAATTTAATTTTATCTTCTTTTCAAAAACGATTAGCTCAACAATTAGGGATTAATCCAGGTCAGGAAATGATCCAGGCTATCTCATCAGCAAAAGAGATGGGAGCCCAACTGGTCCTTGCCGATAGGGACATTCAAGTGACCTTTACCCGTGTCTGGAAAAAGCTTAATCTCTGGGGAAAAATACGGATAATTTTTATGCTAATTTTAAGTATACTCAGCAAGGAAAAAATTTCCGAAAAAGAAATTGAAAGGCTAAAATCAGAAGACATTCTTACCGCAGCCTTAAGCGAATTAGCCCATTCATTTCCCCAATTAAAACATACTCTAATCGATGAAAGAGATCAATACCTGGCTGAAAAAATAAGACTGGCTCCTGGCAATAAAGTCATTGCCGTTGTAGGTGCCGGGCATATACCAGGTATTAAAAAGGAAATAGATAAAGAGCATGATTTAATAGCTCTCAGCAAAATACCTTCTACTCCCAATTACATAAAAGCGTTGGCCTGGGGCATTCCTCTGGTAATCATTGCGATTATCGCCTCTACTTTTAGTTATTATCCTCCTGCTGGTTTTGACCAGATTATCCAATGGTTTTTATGGAATGGCTCTCTATCTGCCCTGGGGGCATTGATTGCTATAGCACACCCCCTTTCTATCCTTACTGCCTTTGCGGCTGCCCCCTTTAGCTCTTTAAATCCTCTTTTAGCAGCCGGATGGTTTGCCGGTATTGTAGAAGCCCTGATTAGGCGTCCCCGGGTAGAAGATTTTGAAGAACTGGGGAATATCACTGCCCTCAAAGACTTTTTTCATAATCGGGTTACTAAAATATTGCTGGTAGTCGCTCTGGCTAATCTGGGAAGTATGGCAGGGACGTTTATCGGTGGAGCAAAAGTAATCCAACTCTTTATCAACACCATCAATCCTTAA
- a CDS encoding ABC transporter substrate-binding protein, whose product MSSIKKNFVILFLTLIFSLILVWFVGEMNIPIQAAEELNAYSIWPENWARPMFEEFEKATGIHVNFIRFSSGEALARVIAEKNNPQVDVLFGGPVETHSAGIKEGVFEAYKPPSYDVLESRFKDADGFWVGIADDPLVFMSNAEFLKEKNLNPPASWYDLLDPAYKEMIQMADARTSGTAVTRIFTILQVFNRDEEKAFEYMKKLRANVQVYTKSGGGGTIPVGLGQAGAGIFFIVDALKTQQEGYDVVVSFPKEGIGTSTEAIALLKGAKNPELGKKLIDWASSPAMQNLFAKYQINFIPAHPDVEIEPSLAAVIKDANIFPIDSVWAGENRERIVNEWVEKVLP is encoded by the coding sequence ATGTCAAGCATTAAGAAAAATTTTGTTATTCTTTTCCTCACCTTGATTTTTAGTTTGATATTAGTATGGTTCGTGGGTGAAATGAATATTCCCATACAAGCTGCCGAAGAATTAAATGCTTATTCAATTTGGCCGGAGAATTGGGCACGACCGATGTTCGAAGAGTTTGAAAAAGCAACCGGGATACATGTAAATTTTATTCGTTTTTCTTCCGGTGAGGCCCTGGCACGGGTGATAGCGGAAAAAAACAATCCACAAGTAGATGTTCTTTTCGGCGGACCCGTAGAAACTCACAGTGCAGGAATTAAAGAGGGGGTATTTGAAGCCTATAAACCACCTTCATATGATGTATTGGAAAGCAGATTTAAAGATGCTGATGGATTTTGGGTCGGCATTGCCGATGATCCGCTGGTATTTATGTCCAATGCGGAATTTCTGAAAGAAAAAAATCTTAATCCGCCTGCATCCTGGTATGATTTACTCGACCCTGCCTATAAAGAAATGATCCAAATGGCTGATGCCCGTACTTCAGGCACAGCTGTTACCAGGATATTTACTATTCTCCAAGTTTTTAATAGAGATGAAGAAAAAGCCTTTGAATACATGAAAAAATTACGTGCTAATGTACAAGTGTATACAAAAAGTGGTGGAGGAGGAACAATTCCCGTAGGTTTAGGCCAGGCTGGAGCAGGGATATTCTTTATAGTCGATGCTTTGAAAACACAACAGGAAGGTTATGATGTTGTAGTATCTTTCCCCAAAGAAGGAATTGGTACATCTACCGAAGCAATTGCCTTGCTTAAAGGAGCTAAAAACCCCGAACTAGGCAAAAAGTTAATAGACTGGGCTTCCAGTCCGGCAATGCAAAATCTTTTTGCAAAATACCAGATTAACTTTATTCCTGCCCATCCGGACGTAGAGATTGAACCAAGTCTGGCTGCGGTGATAAAAGACGCAAATATTTTCCCAATAGACAGTGTTTGGGCGGGGGAAAATCGTGAACGTATTGTAAATGAATGGGTAGAAAAAGTTTTGCCTTAA
- a CDS encoding PIG-L family deacetylase: MIKPFKKIKNNRKTQILIVIIILFVCVCAGIFWYIRTNPVMPQLTIYFLNDVKLPEKDQKVLIFSPHPDDETLACGGYIIESIKRGAEVKIVLVTDGNRRSLKDLRYLEFEAATNILGVLVNNLIFLNYPDGNLIQEDQVELEKNFRSRIDSFNPDIVLYPHPNDTHKDHAITSKIVEKILEQSPNKKIAYKYLVHHPLYPYPKKYTPDLYTMPPISLITFDGGWERLMLSEETKNLKQKVLKSYQSQLKNPLLKNLLESFIRENELFAVESYPD; this comes from the coding sequence ATGATAAAACCATTCAAGAAAATTAAAAATAATCGTAAAACCCAAATTCTTATTGTAATAATAATTTTGTTTGTTTGCGTTTGCGCTGGAATTTTTTGGTATATTAGAACCAATCCAGTTATGCCGCAGTTGACCATTTATTTTTTAAATGATGTAAAGCTGCCGGAAAAAGACCAAAAAGTTCTGATTTTTTCACCTCATCCTGACGATGAAACACTTGCCTGTGGCGGTTATATTATCGAGTCAATAAAGAGAGGAGCCGAAGTCAAAATTGTATTGGTTACTGATGGCAATAGGCGCAGTTTAAAAGATCTACGATATTTAGAATTTGAAGCCGCTACCAATATTTTAGGGGTGTTGGTTAACAATTTAATTTTCTTAAATTATCCGGACGGTAATCTTATCCAAGAAGATCAGGTAGAATTAGAAAAAAATTTCCGAAGCCGGATAGATAGTTTTAACCCTGATATTGTACTCTATCCTCATCCTAACGACACCCATAAAGACCATGCCATCACCAGCAAAATTGTAGAGAAAATATTAGAACAATCTCCGAATAAGAAAATTGCTTATAAATACTTAGTTCATCACCCTCTGTATCCTTATCCCAAAAAATACACTCCTGATTTATACACCATGCCGCCAATTAGTTTAATTACTTTTGATGGAGGATGGGAAAGATTGATGCTATCGGAAGAAACAAAGAACTTAAAGCAAAAAGTACTTAAATCTTATCAAAGTCAATTAAAGAATCCCTTACTAAAAAATTTACTCGAATCATTTATTCGGGAAAATGAACTCTTTGCTGTAGAAAGTTACCCCGATTAA